One segment of Solanum stenotomum isolate F172 chromosome 1, ASM1918654v1, whole genome shotgun sequence DNA contains the following:
- the LOC125845425 gene encoding cyclin-U2-2 — translation MANISPRKLRDDLYCYSYQQDSSIPLVISVLASLIERNLARNERIAKNCTWALSKNVRTRVFDCHETPDMTIQSYLERIFRYTRAGPSVYVVAYVYIDRFCQLYPEFRVSPRNVHRLLITTIMVASKYVEDMNYRNSYFARVGGLTTNEMNKLEMEFLFMMGFKFHVNVSVFESYCCHLEREVSIGGGYEIERTLRCAEEIKSKQIEERSCSQITRVLL, via the exons ATGGCCAACATATCTCCAAGAAAACTAAGAGATGATCTTTATTGTTACTCTTATCAACAAGACTCAAGCATACCATTAGTAATCTCAGTTCTTGCTTCTCTAATTGAGAGGAATTTAGCAAGGAATGAAAGAATAGCCAAAAATTGTACATGGGCATTGTCCAAGAATGTAAGAACAAGAGTATTTGATTGTCATGAAACACCAGACATGACAATACAATCTTATTTAGAGAGAATATTTAGGTACACAAGAGCTGGACCATCAGTCTATGTTGTTGCTTATGTATATATTGATAGATTCTGTCAACTCTATCCTGAGTTCAGAGTTAGTCCAAGAAATGTACATAGGCTTCTCATTACAACTATTATGGTTGCTTCTAAGTATGTTGAAGACAT gaATTATAGGAATTCATATTTTGCAAGAGTGGGAGGATTGACAACAAATGAAATGAACAAATTAGAGATGGAGTTTTTGTTTATGATGGGGTTTAAGTTTCATGTGAATGTTAGTGTTTTTGAGAGCTATTGTTGTCATTTGGAAAGGGAAGTAAGCATTGGAGGAGGCTATGAAATTGAGAGGACTTTAAGATGTGCTGaggaaatcaaatcaaaacaaatagaAGAAAGAAGTTGTAGCCAAATTACTAGAGTTTTGTTGTAA